The genomic stretch CGCCCACGGGTGGATCGGGCCGCCGTGGTACAGCGTGCTCACGGCCGGAATTCCTTATTGCGCCACACGATGCACACCCCGTAGTTCCCGCAGGACTCGTCCTCCAGGTAGTCCGGGATGATGCCCCACACGCCGTACCCGCGCCTGAGCTGCACGCTGAGCACCGGGTCGGCCCGCTCGCCCCGGACGACCTCCATGACGTACTGCTCGATGCTCAGCACATCGGCCACCGCGCCGTAGCCCTTGGGCATGGCCCCGGCGATGTGACCGCGCAGGTTCAGGCGGCGGATCAGGTCGTGCCGCGCGCCGTACAGCAGCGTGGCGAGGCCCTGCCCCCGGCACTTCGGGTGCACGCCGATGTCCGCGCCGTACAGCCACTCGCCGTGCGGGTCGTGCGTGGTGAACAGGTTGTCCCCGGTTTCCTCCAGGTACGGGTGCGCGTAGTGCGCGAAATCCACGTTCATGCGCAGGTCGCTGCTGGAGGCCACGAGTTCACCTGTATGGGCGTCCAGCACGGCCAGCTGCCCCTCCGGGAAGTGCGCTTGGTGCGACCGGAAGTGCCGCTCCGTGGCGATCTCGTCCTCGGAGAGGTCGGGGAAGCACGCGCGCTGCACGGCCTCCAGGGCGGGGGCATCGTCCGCACGGGCCTGTACGACCACGTAGCGGCCGTCGGCACGGGCGGCGAGCACGTCCCGGCCCAGGAAGCTGCGTGCTCCTGTCACGCGGTCACGGCCTCCTTCTCGCGCAGCGCCGCGTATGCCTCGCGCACGGCGTCGGCGACCTCGGTCAGCGCCTCGCGCAGCATGTCCTCGGGGATGTCCAGCGCAGGCAAAAAGCGGATGCAGTTGCTGTACAGGCCCGCGCGGATGAGCAGCACGCCGCGCTTCACGGCCAGCGGCACGGCGTTGGCGATCACGTCCATCCACGGTTCCTTCGTGTGCGTGTCCTTCACGAACTCCACGACCATCATCGCGCCGATCCCGCGGATGTCCCCGATGGGCAGTTCGCCGCGCAGGGGCTCCCACACCTCGCGCACCACGCGCTCCACCGTCTTGGCATGGTCCATGAAGCCCGGTTCGTGCAGCACGTCCAGCACGGCCAGGGCCGCCGCGCACGCCAGGGGACTGCCGCCGTAGGTGCTGCCCACGCCGCCCAGGTGCGGGGCGTCCATGATCTCCGCGCGGCCCGTCACGGCGCTCACCGGCACGCCCGCGCCCAGGCTCTTGGCCGTGATGACCAGATCCGGGATCACGCCCGAGTGCTCGATGGCGTACATCTTCCCGGTGCGGCCGCTGCCGCTCTGGATCTCGTCGGCGATCATCACCGCGCCCGTCCGGTCGCAGATCTCGCGGATCTTGCGCAGGAACTTCGCCGGCGTGGGAATAAAGCCGCCCTCACCCATGACGGGCTCGATCACGATGCACGCCAGGGCGGAGCCGTCGATCTGCGCCACCAGGGCGTTCTCGAGGTTCCAGCAGCACCAGTCGATCCAGCCTTCCGCGTCCATGCCGGCCGGCGGACGGTACGGGTTCGGGAACGGCAGGCGATACACCTCGCTCGCGAACGGCCCGAAGCCCTTCTTGAA from Deinococcus sp. AB2017081 encodes the following:
- a CDS encoding aspartate aminotransferase family protein, whose product is MPYIKLNTPIPGPQSVALQKRRADAVSRGLGQANAVAVASAQGSLVTDVDGNTFIDLACGIGMMAVGHNHPRVVQALHEQVAQAVHPGALVVNFEGYPALAERLNALTPGDFPKKTLLANGGAEAVENAVKIARAYTGRAGIIVFEGAYHGRTNLTMSMTSKYGLFKKGFGPFASEVYRLPFPNPYRPPAGMDAEGWIDWCCWNLENALVAQIDGSALACIVIEPVMGEGGFIPTPAKFLRKIREICDRTGAVMIADEIQSGSGRTGKMYAIEHSGVIPDLVITAKSLGAGVPVSAVTGRAEIMDAPHLGGVGSTYGGSPLACAAALAVLDVLHEPGFMDHAKTVERVVREVWEPLRGELPIGDIRGIGAMMVVEFVKDTHTKEPWMDVIANAVPLAVKRGVLLIRAGLYSNCIRFLPALDIPEDMLREALTEVADAVREAYAALREKEAVTA
- a CDS encoding GNAT family N-acetyltransferase; translation: MTGARSFLGRDVLAARADGRYVVVQARADDAPALEAVQRACFPDLSEDEIATERHFRSHQAHFPEGQLAVLDAHTGELVASSSDLRMNVDFAHYAHPYLEETGDNLFTTHDPHGEWLYGADIGVHPKCRGQGLATLLYGARHDLIRRLNLRGHIAGAMPKGYGAVADVLSIEQYVMEVVRGERADPVLSVQLRRGYGVWGIIPDYLEDESCGNYGVCIVWRNKEFRP